A window of the Fuscovulum sp. genome harbors these coding sequences:
- a CDS encoding YbjN domain-containing protein, which translates to MSFVEDFLTTDDLHPIDIVETLAEHHDWEFDRVTDDQIAMAVEGQWRTYSLTLAWSAQDETLRLICTFEMEPPAARMGALYDVLNRCNDMVWTGAFTYWEDQKLMVWRYGLLLSGGQYVTADQIDRLIAAAVGAAERFYPAFQLVSWGDKAPADAMKVAIAEAYGRA; encoded by the coding sequence ATGTCGTTCGTTGAAGACTTTCTGACCACCGACGATCTGCACCCGATCGACATTGTCGAAACCCTTGCCGAGCATCACGATTGGGAATTTGACCGCGTCACCGATGACCAGATCGCCATGGCGGTCGAGGGGCAATGGCGCACCTACAGCCTGACGCTGGCCTGGTCGGCGCAGGATGAAACGCTGCGGTTGATCTGCACCTTCGAGATGGAGCCCCCCGCCGCGCGGATGGGCGCGCTGTATGATGTGCTCAACCGCTGCAATGACATGGTCTGGACCGGGGCCTTCACCTATTGGGAAGACCAGAAGCTGATGGTCTGGCGCTATGGTCTGCTGCTATCGGGCGGGCAATATGTGACCGCCGATCAGATCGACCGCCTGATCGCCGCCGCCGTGGGCGCGGCAGAGCGGTTCTATCCGGCCTTCCAGCTTGTCTCATGGGGCGACAAGGCCCCGGCAGACGCGATGAAGGTCGCCATTGCCGAGGCTTACGGTCGCGCCTAA
- the proC gene encoding pyrroline-5-carboxylate reductase: MTLERVAQDGLVLLGCGKMGTALLTGWLGAGVPAASVWVIEPNPSDWLRGSGVHLNEGVPPAPAVALLAVKPQMMGAALPALQALGNGTTLFVSIAAGTTIAAFEAALGDRTPIVRTMPNTPAMVNRGITALCRNAHVSDADMALAVALMAAVGETVLLDGEHQIDAVTAVSGSGPAYVFHLIEAMAAAGEAEGLSPEVAMQLARATVCGAGELAHRSPDSAAQLRVNVTSPGGTTAAALAVLMPELPGLMVRAVKAAADRGRELGK, translated from the coding sequence ATGACGTTGGAGCGGGTGGCCCAAGACGGGCTGGTTCTTCTGGGATGCGGCAAGATGGGAACGGCCCTGCTGACGGGCTGGTTGGGCGCTGGTGTGCCTGCGGCCTCGGTCTGGGTCATTGAACCCAACCCGTCGGATTGGCTGCGTGGCAGCGGCGTGCATCTGAACGAAGGGGTTCCGCCTGCGCCCGCCGTGGCGCTGCTGGCGGTCAAGCCGCAGATGATGGGGGCGGCGCTGCCCGCCTTGCAGGCGCTGGGCAATGGGACGACGCTTTTCGTCTCGATCGCCGCAGGCACCACGATTGCGGCGTTTGAGGCCGCACTGGGCGACCGGACCCCCATCGTGCGCACCATGCCCAACACGCCCGCCATGGTGAACCGGGGCATCACCGCGCTGTGCCGCAATGCCCATGTGTCAGATGCCGATATGGCGCTGGCCGTGGCGCTTATGGCGGCGGTGGGTGAGACGGTCCTTCTGGACGGCGAGCATCAGATTGATGCCGTCACCGCCGTGTCCGGGTCCGGCCCCGCCTATGTGTTCCACCTGATCGAGGCGATGGCGGCAGCGGGCGAGGCCGAGGGGTTGTCGCCTGAGGTGGCGATGCAACTGGCCCGCGCCACTGTTTGCGGGGCGGGGGAATTGGCGCATCGCTCGCCCGACAGCGCGGCGCAATTGCGTGTCAACGTCACCTCACCCGGTGGCACCACGGCGGCGGCGCTGGCCGTGCTGATGCCGGAACTGCCGGGGCTGATGGTCCGCGCGGTGAAGGCGGCGGCGGATCGCGGGCGGGAGCTTGGCAAATGA
- a CDS encoding tRNA-binding protein: protein MTITYDDFAKVDIRVGRITRAEPYPEARKPAIKLWVDFGGEIGEKRSSAQITRHYSPEGLVGRQVLAVVNFPPRQIGKVMSEVLVLGVPDADGEVVLIGPGQDVPLGGRLF from the coding sequence ATGACCATCACCTATGACGATTTCGCCAAGGTCGATATCCGCGTGGGCCGCATCACCCGCGCCGAGCCCTACCCCGAGGCGCGCAAGCCCGCGATCAAGCTTTGGGTCGATTTTGGGGGCGAGATCGGCGAGAAACGATCCTCGGCCCAGATCACCCGGCATTACTCGCCCGAAGGGTTGGTCGGTCGGCAGGTGCTGGCCGTGGTGAACTTTCCGCCGCGCCAGATCGGCAAGGTGATGTCTGAGGTGCTGGTGCTGGGCGTGCCGGATGCCGACGGTGAGGTGGTGCTGATCGGTCCGGGGCAGGATGTCCCGCTGGGGGGGAGGCTTTTCTGA
- a CDS encoding D-glycerate dehydrogenase produces the protein MKLLITRRMPARVLAAAKARFDVTLREEEARVLTPDELRAALRDHDAVMPTLGDRFQADVFADVPSPRCKLLANFGVGYNHIDVEAAKAAGVAVTNTPGAVTDATADIALSLILMTARRLGEGERILRAGNWVGWGPTQMLGTHVSGKSVGIIGMGRIGKAIARRCQAGFGMEVVFHNRSPVTDTGVPARQVAMEEAMAQDFVVVAVPGGKATHHLINAAAFAAMKPTGIFINIARGDVVDETALIAALAEGRIAGAGLDVYEFEPQVPAALMAMENVTLLPHLGTAALEVRENMGMMAVENLIAHLDGRDLPNRVN, from the coding sequence ATGAAACTCTTGATCACACGGCGGATGCCCGCGCGGGTGCTGGCCGCCGCCAAGGCGCGCTTTGACGTCACCCTGCGAGAGGAAGAGGCGCGGGTTCTGACGCCCGATGAACTGCGCGCCGCGTTGCGCGACCATGATGCCGTGATGCCCACGCTGGGCGACCGGTTTCAGGCCGATGTCTTTGCCGATGTCCCAAGCCCCCGCTGCAAGCTTTTGGCCAATTTCGGGGTGGGCTATAACCATATCGACGTTGAGGCTGCCAAGGCCGCAGGCGTGGCGGTGACCAACACCCCCGGTGCAGTGACGGATGCCACGGCGGATATCGCGCTGTCGCTGATCCTGATGACGGCGCGGCGGCTGGGCGAGGGCGAGCGGATCTTGCGCGCGGGCAACTGGGTGGGTTGGGGGCCGACGCAGATGCTGGGCACCCATGTCAGCGGCAAATCGGTCGGCATCATCGGCATGGGCCGTATCGGCAAGGCCATCGCACGGCGCTGTCAGGCGGGCTTTGGGATGGAGGTGGTGTTCCACAACCGATCCCCCGTAACGGATACCGGGGTTCCCGCGCGGCAGGTGGCGATGGAAGAGGCGATGGCGCAGGATTTCGTCGTGGTCGCCGTGCCGGGGGGTAAGGCCACCCATCACCTGATCAACGCCGCCGCCTTTGCCGCGATGAAGCCCACGGGCATTTTCATCAACATCGCGCGCGGCGATGTGGTGGATGAGACGGCGCTGATTGCCGCGCTGGCCGAGGGGCGGATCGCGGGGGCGGGCCTTGATGTCTATGAGTTCGAACCACAGGTTCCCGCCGCCCTGATGGCGATGGAGAATGTGACGCTGCTGCCCCATCTGGGCACGGCGGCACTGGAGGTGCGCGAGAATATGGGGATGATGGCGGTGGAGAACCTGATCGCCCATCTCGACGGGCGCGACCTGCCCAATCGCGTGAACTGA
- a CDS encoding sulfotransferase family 2 domain-containing protein — MILSRGRRYVFVHIPKTGGTALTLALEARAMKDDILIGDTPKARARRGRLAGLPAKGRLWKHSTLADLDGLLTPEDLNAFFILTLVRNPWDRMVSYYHWLRGQSFAHPAVGVAKTTDFSAFLNHPDTQAAFAAWPCAAYLRDAQGRDRATLYARLERLDEDLIPFETHLGFRLTPLPRANDSARARDWRPYYSDGDAALVARLCAADIARFGYGFDPG; from the coding sequence GTGATCCTGTCACGCGGGCGGCGCTATGTCTTTGTCCATATCCCCAAGACCGGGGGCACGGCGCTGACATTGGCGCTGGAGGCCCGTGCGATGAAGGATGACATCCTGATCGGCGACACGCCCAAGGCGCGGGCGCGGCGGGGGCGGCTGGCGGGGTTGCCCGCCAAGGGGCGGCTGTGGAAACATTCCACGCTGGCCGATCTTGACGGGCTGCTTACGCCTGAAGACCTGAACGCGTTCTTCATCCTGACGCTTGTCCGCAACCCTTGGGATCGCATGGTCAGCTATTACCATTGGCTGCGGGGCCAATCCTTTGCCCATCCGGCGGTGGGGGTGGCCAAGACCACCGATTTCAGCGCCTTTCTCAACCATCCCGACACGCAGGCCGCCTTTGCCGCATGGCCCTGTGCCGCTTATCTGCGCGATGCGCAGGGGCGGGACCGCGCCACGCTTTATGCGCGGCTGGAGCGGCTGGACGAAGACCTGATCCCGTTCGAGACGCATCTGGGCTTTCGCCTGACGCCGCTGCCCCGCGCCAATGACAGCGCGCGCGCGCGGGATTGGCGGCCCTATTACAGCGACGGCGATGCCGCGCTGGTGGCCCGCCTCTGCGCGGCGGATATCGCGCGCTTTGGATACGGTTTCGATCCGGGCTGA
- a CDS encoding Hint domain-containing protein, with product MDGLPASQSLATPDGWVEAGDLEPGDPVLTFEQGEMPVAAVFRSAQAAWVPPAFWPLLLPEGVMANDHPVELLPAQMVMLESELAEEMYGEPFVMVPALALLGWNGITRRAPREVEMVHLQFDTPQVVFAGPCLMLGCAGIGNAAANMFRGDGMTSLGLKEARQLVAGLIAEGERARFLPPAQAAFAPAPLL from the coding sequence GTGGACGGGCTGCCGGCTTCGCAATCCCTCGCCACGCCGGATGGTTGGGTCGAGGCGGGCGATCTGGAACCCGGCGATCCGGTGCTGACCTTTGAACAGGGCGAAATGCCCGTGGCCGCTGTCTTCCGCTCGGCCCAGGCGGCTTGGGTGCCCCCGGCCTTTTGGCCGCTGCTTCTGCCCGAGGGCGTGATGGCGAACGATCACCCGGTGGAGCTGTTGCCCGCACAGATGGTGATGCTGGAAAGCGAACTGGCCGAAGAGATGTATGGCGAGCCCTTTGTCATGGTGCCCGCGCTGGCCCTGCTGGGCTGGAATGGCATCACCCGCCGCGCCCCGCGCGAGGTAGAGATGGTGCATCTCCAATTTGACACGCCACAGGTCGTCTTTGCCGGGCCTTGCCTGATGCTGGGCTGTGCCGGCATCGGCAACGCTGCGGCCAACATGTTTCGCGGCGACGGCATGACGTCGCTTGGGTTGAAAGAGGCCCGCCAACTTGTAGCGGGCCTGATTGCCGAGGGCGAACGCGCGCGGTTCCTGCCGCCCGCTCAGGCGGCCTTTGCGCCTGCGCCCTTGCTGTAG
- a CDS encoding 3-hydroxyacyl-CoA dehydrogenase NAD-binding domain-containing protein: MTDFTYAVDADGVATLTWDVKAKSMNVMSTEAFALLDSLIDKALADPAVKGIILTSGKRDFAGGMDLNVIAQMRAGGAEAIFAGVMQMHSVLRKIERAGMDPKTKKGGKPIVAALPGTALGIGLELPLSCHRIIAADNPKAKIGLPEIMVGIFPGAGGTTRLVRKMGAMMAAPFLLEGKLSDPKSAKAAGLIDEVVPAEELLARAKEWVLTAKEADLVKPWDDKGYKMPGGAPYHPAGFMTFVGASAMVMGKTMGVYPAAKALLSAVYEGALVPFDTALKIEARWFTSVLMNPSSTAMIRSLFINKEALEKGANRPKVADQTVRKVGVIGAGMMGAGIAYVSANAGIEVVLIDAAQEAADRGKAYSEGLLDKGIARRKVTVEKKAEVLARITATTDYAALAGCDLIVEAVFEDPKIKAEVTAKVEAVVGADCIFATNTSTLPISSLAKASGRPANFIGIHFFSPVDKMMLVEIIRGKETGDVAVAKALDYVRQIRKTPIVVNDARFFYANRCIIPYINEGIRMLAEGVEPSLVENAAKLVGMPLGPLQLVDETSIDLGVKIAKATKAAMGDAYPDGAVDEVLFWMADQGRMGKKSNAGFYAYDAAGKREGLWDGLAAQYPVADDQPDLTTVQHRLLMAQVLEAVRALEDGVLTDIREGDVGAILGWGFAPWSGGPFGWLDIIGAARAVEICDRLTASEGARFTAPQMLRDMAAKGEAFYSKGAGAKAA, from the coding sequence ATGACCGATTTCACCTATGCCGTAGACGCCGATGGCGTGGCCACGCTGACTTGGGACGTGAAGGCCAAGTCGATGAACGTCATGTCGACCGAGGCGTTCGCCCTGCTCGACAGCCTGATCGACAAGGCCTTGGCCGACCCCGCGGTAAAGGGGATCATCCTGACATCCGGCAAAAGGGATTTTGCAGGCGGGATGGATTTGAACGTCATCGCCCAGATGCGGGCGGGCGGGGCCGAGGCGATTTTCGCGGGCGTGATGCAGATGCACAGCGTCCTGCGCAAGATCGAACGCGCCGGGATGGACCCCAAGACGAAAAAGGGCGGCAAGCCCATTGTCGCCGCCCTGCCCGGCACGGCGCTGGGGATCGGGCTGGAACTGCCGCTATCCTGCCACCGGATCATCGCCGCCGATAACCCGAAGGCCAAGATCGGCCTGCCCGAGATCATGGTCGGCATCTTTCCCGGCGCGGGCGGCACCACACGGCTTGTGCGCAAGATGGGGGCGATGATGGCAGCGCCCTTCCTGCTGGAAGGCAAGCTGAGCGATCCGAAATCCGCCAAGGCGGCAGGGCTGATTGATGAGGTTGTTCCGGCCGAGGAGTTGCTGGCGCGGGCCAAGGAATGGGTGCTGACGGCAAAAGAGGCCGATCTGGTGAAGCCCTGGGATGACAAGGGCTACAAGATGCCCGGTGGTGCGCCCTATCATCCGGCGGGGTTCATGACCTTTGTCGGCGCATCGGCCATGGTGATGGGCAAGACGATGGGGGTTTACCCCGCCGCCAAGGCGCTGCTGTCGGCGGTCTATGAAGGCGCGCTGGTGCCCTTTGACACCGCGCTGAAAATCGAGGCGCGGTGGTTCACCTCGGTTCTGATGAACCCATCCTCGACCGCGATGATCCGGTCCTTGTTCATCAACAAGGAGGCGTTGGAAAAGGGCGCGAACCGGCCCAAGGTGGCGGATCAGACGGTGCGGAAGGTGGGCGTCATCGGCGCTGGCATGATGGGGGCGGGAATCGCCTATGTCAGCGCCAATGCCGGCATCGAGGTGGTGCTGATCGACGCCGCGCAGGAGGCGGCGGATCGCGGCAAGGCCTATTCCGAAGGGCTGCTCGACAAGGGTATCGCGCGGCGCAAGGTGACGGTTGAAAAGAAGGCCGAGGTGCTGGCCCGCATCACCGCCACCACCGATTACGCCGCGCTGGCGGGGTGTGATCTGATCGTGGAAGCGGTGTTCGAAGACCCCAAGATCAAGGCCGAGGTGACGGCCAAGGTAGAGGCGGTGGTGGGCGCAGACTGCATCTTTGCGACCAACACCTCCACCTTGCCGATATCTTCGCTGGCCAAGGCCAGCGGGCGGCCTGCGAACTTCATCGGCATCCATTTCTTCAGCCCCGTCGACAAGATGATGCTGGTGGAAATCATCCGGGGGAAAGAGACGGGCGATGTGGCCGTGGCCAAGGCGCTGGATTACGTCCGCCAGATCCGCAAGACGCCCATCGTGGTGAACGACGCGCGGTTCTTCTACGCCAACCGCTGCATCATCCCCTATATCAACGAAGGCATCCGCATGCTGGCCGAAGGGGTGGAGCCGTCGCTGGTTGAGAATGCCGCGAAACTGGTGGGTATGCCCTTGGGGCCGCTGCAATTGGTGGATGAAACCTCGATCGACCTGGGCGTAAAGATCGCCAAGGCCACGAAGGCCGCGATGGGCGACGCCTATCCCGATGGCGCGGTGGATGAAGTGCTGTTCTGGATGGCCGATCAGGGGCGCATGGGCAAGAAATCCAATGCGGGCTTCTATGCCTATGATGCGGCAGGCAAGCGCGAAGGGCTTTGGGACGGGCTGGCCGCCCAATATCCGGTGGCCGACGACCAACCCGATCTGACCACCGTGCAGCACCGCCTGCTGATGGCGCAGGTGCTGGAGGCCGTGCGCGCGCTGGAGGATGGGGTGCTGACCGATATCCGCGAAGGCGATGTCGGCGCGATCCTAGGCTGGGGCTTTGCGCCCTGGTCGGGCGGGCCGTTCGGCTGGCTGGATATCATCGGGGCCGCGCGTGCGGTGGAAATCTGCGACCGGCTCACCGCCAGCGAAGGCGCGCGCTTCACCGCGCCGCAGATGCTGCGCGACATGGCGGCGAAGGGTGAGGCGTTCTACAGCAAGGGCGCAGGCGCAAAGGCCGCCTGA
- a CDS encoding cupin domain-containing protein: MKVDPARAPRDEAGDGGLLLRLSDAGGATQFGAYLDRLMPGGVSSQRHWHDAEDEMAFILSGQAVLIDDAGESPVGPGDALCWPHGCPNAHHLANRAEEPCTYVIVGTRVAADVCYYPDLGHHLVNGATDWRVEDAEGRILRSGTLPAELLNLPPVWGRDFDPTDPGQRVLRGADAVWEEVALDHHPILGPGPGPYRYRLLSDPGGITQFGAFLEELPPGSRSGHRHWHEAEDEMILMLSGEVVLVEETETPLRAGDVACWPAGAPVGHRLDNRGSGPARYLVIGTRAQRDRIHYTDHDLITEKDGAARRYLHRDGTPYGGTP; the protein is encoded by the coding sequence ATGAAGGTCGATCCTGCCCGCGCGCCACGGGACGAGGCCGGGGATGGCGGCCTGTTGCTGCGCCTGTCCGATGCGGGCGGGGCGACGCAATTTGGTGCCTATCTGGACCGCCTGATGCCGGGAGGCGTTTCTTCGCAACGGCATTGGCATGATGCCGAGGATGAGATGGCCTTCATCCTGTCCGGACAGGCTGTGCTGATCGACGATGCGGGGGAAAGCCCGGTCGGGCCGGGGGATGCGCTCTGCTGGCCGCATGGCTGCCCGAATGCGCATCATCTGGCCAATCGGGCGGAGGAGCCCTGCACCTATGTGATCGTGGGCACGCGGGTGGCGGCGGATGTCTGCTATTACCCCGACCTTGGCCATCATCTGGTCAACGGGGCGACGGATTGGCGGGTGGAGGATGCGGAAGGGCGTATCCTGCGTTCCGGCACGCTGCCTGCGGAGCTGCTGAACCTGCCGCCGGTCTGGGGCCGCGACTTCGACCCAACCGATCCGGGGCAGCGCGTGCTGCGCGGCGCGGATGCGGTTTGGGAGGAGGTGGCGCTGGACCATCACCCGATCCTCGGCCCCGGCCCCGGCCCCTATCGCTATCGCCTGCTGTCCGATCCCGGCGGGATCACCCAGTTCGGCGCGTTCCTTGAGGAACTGCCGCCCGGTTCCCGTTCCGGCCACCGCCATTGGCATGAGGCCGAGGATGAGATGATCCTGATGCTGTCGGGCGAGGTGGTCCTTGTCGAAGAGACAGAGACGCCGCTGCGCGCGGGCGATGTGGCCTGCTGGCCTGCGGGTGCGCCCGTCGGGCATCGGCTGGACAATCGCGGGTCGGGCCCGGCCCGCTACCTTGTCATCGGGACGCGCGCCCAGCGCGACCGCATTCATTACACCGACCATGACCTGATCACGGAAAAGGACGGCGCCGCGCGCCGCTATCTGCACCGCGACGGCACCCCTTACGGAGGAACACCATGA
- a CDS encoding cupin domain-containing protein: protein MPKLDLSAVPVKTGSIYPAPYAAMMEGRSSLRLGQAGGLTQFGVNLVTLEPGALSSLRHWHLHEDEFVMVTEGECVMVTDAGEEVMRPGDCAAFPAGLADGHHFINRSAEVARFLVVGSKAPREVATYSDVDLMVEMAGGKATFTHKDGSPYVPEDAGK, encoded by the coding sequence ATGCCAAAGCTCGACCTGTCCGCTGTTCCGGTTAAGACCGGATCGATCTACCCCGCGCCCTATGCGGCGATGATGGAGGGGCGGTCCTCGCTGCGTCTGGGGCAGGCGGGCGGGTTGACGCAATTCGGGGTGAACCTTGTGACGCTGGAGCCCGGCGCGCTGTCATCGCTGCGGCACTGGCATCTGCACGAAGACGAGTTCGTGATGGTGACAGAGGGCGAATGCGTGATGGTCACCGATGCGGGGGAAGAGGTGATGCGCCCGGGCGATTGCGCGGCCTTTCCGGCGGGTCTGGCGGACGGGCATCATTTCATCAACCGCAGCGCGGAGGTGGCGCGGTTCCTTGTCGTGGGCAGCAAGGCCCCGCGCGAGGTGGCGACCTATTCGGATGTGGACCTGATGGTCGAGATGGCGGGGGGGAAGGCCACCTTCACCCACAAGGACGGATCGCCCTATGTGCCGGAGGATGCAGGGAAATGA
- a CDS encoding acetyl-CoA C-acetyltransferase, with protein sequence MIDAYIYDTVRSPRGKGRADGALHELTSVALSAKVLNAIKDRNGLEGHAVEDVIWGNVTQVGEQGGCLARSAVLASDLDQSIPGLAINRFCASGMEAVNLAANQIRGGAGSAYIAGGVEMMGRVAMGSDGAAIAVDPSLAMKTYFVPQGISADIIATEYGFTRDMADALAVESQRRAAAAWADGRFAKSVITIRDQNGLPILSTDEYMRPGTDMQSLGALKASFKDMGEVMPGFDKIALMKYPHLERIEHIHHAGNSSGIVDGAAAVLIGDAEFGRAYGLKPRARILSTAKIGTDPTIMLTGPVPVTEKILRDSGMAISDIDLFEVNEAFASVVLRFMQAFDVDPALVNPNGGSIAMGHPLGATGAIIIGTLLDELERTGKGVGLATLCIASGMGAATIIERV encoded by the coding sequence ATGATCGACGCATATATCTATGACACCGTCCGCAGCCCGCGCGGCAAGGGCCGCGCAGATGGGGCGCTGCATGAGCTGACCTCGGTCGCGCTGTCGGCCAAGGTTCTGAACGCGATCAAGGATCGCAACGGGCTGGAGGGGCACGCCGTCGAGGATGTGATCTGGGGCAATGTCACCCAGGTGGGCGAACAGGGCGGCTGTCTGGCGCGGTCTGCGGTGCTGGCCTCCGACCTGGATCAATCGATCCCGGGTTTGGCCATCAACCGGTTCTGCGCGTCGGGGATGGAGGCGGTGAACCTTGCCGCCAATCAGATCCGGGGCGGCGCCGGGTCGGCCTATATCGCCGGCGGGGTCGAGATGATGGGCCGCGTTGCAATGGGCAGCGATGGCGCAGCGATTGCCGTGGACCCGAGCCTTGCGATGAAGACCTATTTCGTCCCGCAGGGCATCAGCGCCGATATCATCGCCACCGAATATGGCTTTACCCGCGACATGGCAGATGCACTGGCCGTGGAATCCCAGCGCCGGGCGGCGGCGGCCTGGGCCGATGGGCGGTTTGCGAAATCCGTCATCACCATCCGCGACCAGAACGGTCTGCCGATCCTGTCCACTGACGAATACATGCGCCCCGGCACGGATATGCAGAGCCTGGGCGCGCTGAAGGCCAGCTTCAAGGACATGGGCGAGGTGATGCCCGGCTTCGACAAAATCGCCCTGATGAAATACCCGCATCTGGAGCGGATCGAGCATATCCACCATGCCGGAAATTCCAGCGGCATCGTGGACGGGGCCGCCGCCGTGCTGATCGGCGATGCCGAATTCGGCCGCGCCTATGGGTTGAAGCCGCGGGCGCGCATCCTGTCGACGGCCAAGATCGGCACTGATCCCACGATCATGCTGACCGGGCCGGTGCCGGTGACAGAGAAAATCCTGCGCGACAGTGGCATGGCGATTTCAGACATTGATCTGTTCGAGGTGAACGAGGCTTTTGCGTCGGTCGTGCTGCGCTTCATGCAGGCCTTTGATGTGGACCCGGCGCTGGTGAACCCCAATGGCGGCTCTATCGCCATGGGTCACCCGCTGGGCGCGACCGGGGCGATCATCATCGGCACCCTGCTGGATGAGCTGGAACGTACGGGCAAGGGTGTGGGTCTGGCCACGCTGTGCATCGCATCCGGCATGGGTGCGGCCACGATCATCGAGAGGGTGTGA
- a CDS encoding glutathione S-transferase family protein, whose protein sequence is MTMKLYCFGESGNAYKCALALTLTDTEWTPVFVDFFKGEARSDAFRAINAMGEVPVLVDGDTTLSQSGVILDYISSKTGKMGGRLAAERREVLRWLFWDNHKLSTQIGTTRFLSNFLPADKRPEGVIPFLQGRLKAAYTVLNDHLAGRTWMVGDAPTIADLSCCGYLYYPEPYGFDRKDWPHIDRWLDGIAALPGWKHPYDMMPGNPSDRA, encoded by the coding sequence ATGACGATGAAGCTCTATTGTTTTGGCGAAAGCGGCAATGCGTATAAATGTGCGCTGGCCTTGACGCTGACCGATACGGAATGGACGCCAGTTTTCGTGGACTTCTTCAAGGGCGAGGCGCGCAGCGACGCCTTTCGCGCCATCAACGCGATGGGCGAGGTCCCCGTTCTGGTGGATGGGGATACCACTCTGTCGCAATCGGGCGTGATCCTGGACTACATCAGCTCCAAGACCGGCAAGATGGGCGGCCGGTTGGCGGCGGAACGGCGCGAGGTGTTGCGCTGGCTGTTCTGGGACAATCACAAGCTGTCCACCCAGATCGGGACGACGCGGTTCCTGTCCAACTTCCTGCCTGCCGACAAGCGGCCCGAAGGCGTGATCCCCTTTCTGCAGGGGCGGCTGAAGGCGGCCTACACGGTGCTGAACGATCATCTGGCGGGGCGGACATGGATGGTGGGCGATGCGCCGACGATCGCTGATCTGTCCTGCTGCGGGTATCTTTATTACCCCGAACCCTACGGCTTTGACCGCAAGGACTGGCCCCATATCGACCGTTGGCTGGATGGCATCGCCGCCCTGCCCGGTTGGAAACACCCCTATGACATGATGCCCGGCAACCCCAGCGACCGGGCATAA